In a single window of the Neodiprion virginianus isolate iyNeoVirg1 chromosome 1, iyNeoVirg1.1, whole genome shotgun sequence genome:
- the LOC124296662 gene encoding 4-coumarate--CoA ligase 1, translating to MSADNEKVISSIIPKTPTPRMSLGQYMLNCLRNNGTSVAQVDAVTGETLKYNEILEQSIRLCESLRKRGLKSGDHVAISSENRLNLVIPTLASLYLGAAIAPLNPTYSKAELLHALSISKPSIIFVSPRSEKLVLEIIDEMNPKPLVIQLSSDADSSGIPTLADILAETEPVLELDSFSCVELQGYKKQAAVILCSSGTTGLAKGVMLSHHNLLTLVQHFKNPDFVNLNPDRPLLGLLPYFHGYGFSLVLGLIATRGKAIVMSEFDPLVFLSAIQTHKVAIVPLVPPIMVFLAKHPIVAKFDLSSIQEIICGAAPLSEEIQTAVMRRLGVPCIRQGYGMTETTVIVSLSPKTKNKSGSAGIISPDTLCKVVDVETSKVLGPREQGEICIAGDLVMMGYCGDPKATAEIIDKDGWLHTGDIGYYDEDGYIFVVDRLKELIKYKAFQVPPAELEAILLKHPAVKDAAVIGIPDENSGELPLAFVARQPGAQVSAEEIRKFVDGQVSPSKWLRGGVRFIDEIPKSPSGKILRRELRKLISKL from the exons ATGTCAGCGGATAATGAAAAGGTGATAAGCAGCATCATTCCGAAAACTCCAACGCCTCGAATGTCTCTTGGGCAGTACATGCTGAACTGTCTACGCAACAATGGAACAAGCGTTGCACAA GTCGACGCTGTCACGGGAGAGACGCTCAAATACAACGAGATATTAGAGCAGAGCATTCGTTTGTGCGAGAGTCTACGTAAACGAGGGCTTAAGAGCGGTGATCACGTCGCTATTTCAAGCGAGAACCGATTGAATCTGGTCATTCCTACACTGGCTTCGCTTTACTTGGGCGCAGCGATAGCTCCCCTGAACCCAACTTATTCGAAAG CCGAGCTGTTGCACGCTCTGAGTATTTCAAAGCCGAGCATAATCTTCGTGTCACCTCGATCGGAGAAGCTCGTGCTGGAAATAATCGACGAGATGAATCCGAAGCCGCTGGTCATTCAACTCTCTTCGGATGCCGATTCCTCGGGTATTCCCACCCTAGCGGACATCCTTGCCGAGACTGAGCCAGTCTTGGAACTTGACAGCTTCAGTTGCGTCGAGCTTCAGGGCTACAAGAAGCAGGCCGCTGTCATTTTGTGCTCCAGTGGCACCACTGGATTGGCAAAAGGCGTCATGCTGTCTCATCACAACCTCCTGACTCTGGTCCAACATTTCAA GAATCCGGACTTCGTGAACCTGAATCCAGACCGTCCGCTACTCGGGCTTTTGCCATATTTTCACGGTTACGGTTTCTCACTGGTTCTCGGGCTGATAGCCACCAGAGGAAAGGCCATCGTGATGAGCGAGTTCGACCCTCTGGTCTTCCTCAGCGCCATACAAACTCACAAGGTGGCGATCGTCCCGCTGGTACCGCCGATCATGGTGTTCCTCGCCAAGCATCCGATCGTCGCTAAATTCGACTTGAGCAGCATTCAAGAGATCATTTGCGGCGCGGCTCCGCTCTCCGAGGAG ATTCAAACGGCCGTGATGCGACGTCTCGGCGTCCCCTGCATCCGTCAGGGTTACGGCATGACCGAGACCACGGTGATAGTGTCCCTGAGTCCAAAGACGAAGAACAAGAGCGGAAGCGCGGGAATCATATCACCCGACACTTTGTGCAAGGTTGTCGACGTCGAGACTTCCAAGGTTCTCGGTCCCCGGGAACAGGGCGAGATCTGCATCGCCGGGGATCTCGTCATGATGGGATACTGCGGTGACCCCAAGGCCACGGCCGAGATAATAGACAAGGACGGATGGCTTCACACCGGCGACATCGGCTACTACGACGAGGACGGCTACATCTTCGTCGTCGATCGCCTCAAGGAGCTGATCAAGTACAAGGCCTTTCAGGTACCGCCGGCCGAGCTTGAGGCCATTCTGCTTAAGCACCCCGCGGTCAAGGATGCCGCCGTTATCGGCATCCCGGATGAGAACTCCGGGGAACTGCCGCTCGCCTTTGTCGCTCGACAGCCTGGAGCTCAGGTTTCGGCTGAAGAAATTCGAAAGTTCGTCGATG GACAAGTATCACCGTCAAAGTGGCTGAGAGGCGGTGTCCGGTTCATTGACGAAATCCCAAAGAGTCCGTCAGGGAAAATACTCCGACGAGAGTTGCGAAAACTGATCTCAAAGTTGTAG